A genomic segment from Bradyrhizobium diazoefficiens USDA 110 encodes:
- the nuoL gene encoding NADH-quinone oxidoreductase subunit L, whose amino-acid sequence MVQAIVFLPLLGAILAGLIALAGAHARNPSGDEVEHHGDHGHGDAHASAAHDDHGHDDHAHDDHGPVEPAAAGSRAAELITTGLLFVSAVLSWMTLVDVGFMHHDMRIPLLPWILSGDLQVYWTLRVDTLTAVMLVVVTTVSSLVHLYSIGYMDEDPYRPRFFGYLSLFTFAMLMLVTADNLVQLFFGWEGVGLASYLLIGFWYQKPSANAAAIKAFVVNRVGDFGFALGIFAIFMLVGSTDFETIFHAAPGLTGKTINFLGWHADALTLTCLLLFMGAMGKSAQFLLHTWLPDAMEGPTPVSALIHAATMVTAGVFMVARLSPLFELAPNAQAVVMFFGATTAFFAATIGLVQNDIKRIVAYSTCSQLGYMFVAMGAGAYSVGMFHLFTHAFFKALLFLGSGSVIYAMHHEQDIRNMGGLWKKIPYTYAVMVVGTLALTGFPLTAGYFSKDAIIESAYASHNPFAIYGFLMTVVAAGLTSFYSWRLIFKTFHGEPHDEHHYEAAHEAPLWILIPIGVLAVGSIVAGFPFKELFAGHGVEEFFRESVKMNPHIIEEMHHIPETIALLPTVMMVLGFLVSYLFYIRRPYLPVELANTQPMLYQFLLNKWYFDELYEVIFVRPAKWIGYQLWKKGDGFIIDGLGPDGVSARVLDVTRNVVKIQTGYLYHYAFAMLIGVAGLITWFMFGFGGQ is encoded by the coding sequence ATGGTTCAGGCAATCGTTTTTCTGCCTCTGCTGGGCGCCATTCTGGCCGGGCTCATCGCCTTGGCCGGCGCTCATGCCCGCAACCCCTCAGGCGACGAGGTCGAGCATCACGGCGACCACGGTCACGGCGATGCGCATGCGTCCGCGGCCCATGACGACCATGGCCACGACGATCACGCTCACGATGACCACGGACCGGTCGAGCCTGCAGCGGCAGGCTCGCGCGCGGCGGAGCTGATCACGACGGGACTGCTGTTCGTGTCGGCGGTGCTGTCCTGGATGACGCTGGTCGATGTCGGCTTCATGCACCACGACATGCGGATCCCGCTGTTGCCGTGGATCCTCTCCGGCGACCTCCAGGTCTACTGGACGCTGCGGGTCGACACGCTCACCGCCGTGATGCTGGTGGTGGTGACGACCGTGTCCTCGCTCGTGCACCTCTATTCCATCGGCTATATGGACGAGGATCCGTACCGGCCGCGCTTCTTCGGCTATCTCTCGCTGTTCACCTTCGCCATGCTGATGCTGGTGACGGCGGACAACCTCGTGCAGCTGTTCTTCGGCTGGGAGGGCGTGGGTCTCGCCAGCTACCTGCTGATCGGGTTCTGGTACCAGAAGCCGTCGGCGAACGCCGCCGCCATCAAGGCCTTCGTGGTCAACCGCGTCGGCGACTTCGGCTTCGCACTCGGCATCTTCGCGATCTTCATGCTGGTCGGCTCGACCGATTTCGAGACGATCTTCCACGCCGCGCCCGGCCTCACCGGCAAGACCATCAACTTCCTCGGCTGGCACGCCGATGCGCTGACCCTGACGTGCCTCCTGCTGTTCATGGGCGCGATGGGCAAGTCGGCGCAGTTCCTGCTGCACACCTGGTTGCCGGACGCGATGGAAGGCCCGACCCCGGTCTCCGCGCTGATCCACGCCGCGACTATGGTCACCGCCGGCGTGTTCATGGTGGCACGCCTGTCGCCGCTGTTCGAGCTCGCCCCGAACGCGCAGGCCGTCGTGATGTTCTTCGGCGCCACCACGGCGTTCTTCGCCGCGACCATCGGCCTCGTCCAGAACGACATCAAGCGCATCGTTGCCTACTCGACCTGTTCGCAGCTCGGCTACATGTTCGTGGCGATGGGAGCAGGGGCCTATTCGGTCGGCATGTTCCACCTGTTCACGCACGCCTTCTTCAAGGCACTGCTGTTCTTGGGCTCCGGCTCGGTGATCTACGCGATGCACCACGAGCAGGACATCCGCAACATGGGCGGCCTCTGGAAGAAGATCCCCTACACCTACGCGGTGATGGTGGTCGGCACGCTGGCCCTGACCGGCTTCCCGCTCACTGCCGGCTACTTCTCCAAGGATGCGATCATCGAATCGGCCTACGCCTCGCACAATCCGTTCGCGATCTACGGCTTCCTGATGACGGTCGTCGCCGCCGGCCTGACCTCGTTCTACTCCTGGCGCCTGATCTTCAAGACCTTCCATGGCGAGCCGCATGACGAGCATCACTATGAAGCCGCGCATGAGGCCCCGCTCTGGATCCTGATCCCGATCGGCGTGCTCGCGGTCGGCTCGATCGTCGCGGGCTTCCCGTTCAAGGAGCTGTTCGCCGGTCACGGCGTCGAGGAGTTCTTCCGCGAGTCCGTGAAGATGAACCCGCACATCATCGAGGAGATGCACCACATCCCCGAGACCATCGCCTTGCTGCCGACGGTGATGATGGTGCTGGGCTTCCTGGTCTCGTACCTGTTCTACATCCGCCGGCCGTATCTGCCGGTCGAGCTCGCGAACACGCAGCCGATGCTGTACCAGTTTCTGCTCAACAAATGGTACTTCGACGAGCTGTACGAGGTCATCTTCGTCCGTCCGGCGAAGTGGATCGGCTACCAGCTTTGGAAGAAGGGCGACGGCTTCATCATCGACGGCCTCGGTCCCGACGGCGTCTCGGCCCGCGTGCTGGACGTCACCCGCAACGTCGTGAAGATCCAGACCGGCTATCTCTATCACTATGCATTCGCCATGCTGATCGGCGTCGCCGGCCTGATCACTTGGTTCATGTTCGGCTTTGGAGGCCAGTAA
- the nuoK gene encoding NADH-quinone oxidoreductase subunit NuoK: protein MTIGLGHYLAVGAILFTLGILGIFLNRKNIIVILMSIELILLSVNINLVAFSTFLGDIVGQVFALLVLTVAAAEAAIGLAILVVYFRNRGSIAVEDVNLMKG from the coding sequence ATGACGATCGGGCTCGGACACTATCTGGCGGTCGGCGCGATCCTGTTCACACTCGGGATCCTCGGCATCTTCCTGAACCGCAAGAACATCATCGTCATCCTGATGTCGATCGAGCTGATCCTGCTCTCGGTCAACATCAACCTCGTCGCGTTCTCGACCTTCCTCGGCGATATCGTCGGCCAGGTCTTCGCGCTTCTGGTGCTGACGGTTGCTGCTGCTGAGGCTGCGATCGGTCTCGCCATCCTGGTGGTCTATTTCCGCAACCGCGGCTCGATCGCGGTTGAGGACGTCAATCTGATGAAGGGCTGA
- a CDS encoding NADH-quinone oxidoreductase subunit J — MILPALFFYLFAGVCVASAVMVIVSRNPVHSVLYLILAFVNASGLFVLMGAEFLGMMLIVVYVGAVAVLFLFVIMMLDVDFLELREGFIEYLPVGLVIGGIFLFELLLTVGFWVINPGVSKTITAAIPTNVSNTEALGLVLYTKYVYYFQLAGMVLLVAMIGAIVLTLRHKVSVKRQDINVQNARTPDMAMAMRKVAPGQGLSDADAAEWVK; from the coding sequence ATGATCCTTCCCGCGCTGTTCTTCTATCTCTTCGCCGGCGTCTGCGTCGCCTCGGCGGTGATGGTGATTGTCTCGCGCAATCCCGTGCACTCCGTGCTGTACCTGATCCTGGCCTTCGTCAACGCCTCCGGCCTGTTCGTGCTGATGGGCGCCGAGTTCCTCGGCATGATGCTGATCGTCGTCTATGTCGGCGCGGTCGCGGTGCTGTTCCTGTTCGTGATCATGATGCTCGACGTCGACTTCCTCGAGCTGCGCGAGGGCTTCATCGAGTACCTGCCGGTCGGCCTCGTCATCGGCGGCATCTTCCTGTTCGAGCTGCTGCTCACCGTCGGCTTCTGGGTCATCAACCCCGGCGTCTCCAAGACGATCACGGCGGCGATCCCGACCAACGTGTCCAACACCGAGGCGCTCGGCCTCGTGCTCTATACGAAGTACGTCTACTACTTCCAGCTCGCGGGCATGGTGCTGCTGGTCGCCATGATCGGTGCCATCGTGCTGACGCTCAGGCACAAGGTGAGCGTGAAGCGGCAGGACATCAACGTTCAGAACGCGCGCACGCCCGACATGGCGATGGCGATGCGCAAGGTGGCGCCGGGGCAGGGGCTGTCGGATGCCGATGCGGCGGAGTGGGTGAAATGA